The following coding sequences are from one Nicotiana tomentosiformis chromosome 3, ASM39032v3, whole genome shotgun sequence window:
- the LOC104107262 gene encoding aquaporin TIP2-1-like — MPCIAFGRIDDSFSVGSLKAYLAEFISTLLFVFAGVGSAIAYNKLTADAALDPAGLVAVAVCHGFALFVAVAIGANISGGHVNPAVTFGLALGGQITLLTGLFYTIAQLLGSIVACLLLKVVTGGLAVPTHNVAAGVGALEGVVMEIIITFALVYTVYATAADPKKGSLGTIAPIAIGFIVGANILAAGPFSGGSMNPARSFGPAVASGDFTNNWIYWAGPLVGGGLAGLIYSNVFMQNEHAPLSSDF; from the exons ATGCCTTGCATAGCTTTTGGACGTATAGATGATTCATTTAGCGTTGGGTCTCTTAAGGCCTATCTTGCTGAATTCATCTCAACCTTACTCTTTGTCTTCGCCGGAGTTGGTTCTGCCATTGCTTACA ATAAGTTGACAGCAGATGCAGCTCTTGATCCGGCTGGGCTAGTAGCTGTTGCAGTTTGCCATGGATTTGCTCTATTTGTGGCCGTTGCCATTGGCGCTAACATTTCTGGTGGACATGTTAACCCAGCTGTCACCTTCGGATTGGCTCTCGGCGGCCAAATTACACTTCTTACTGGCCTCTTTTACACCATTGCTCAGCTTTTGGGCTCCATTGTAGCTTGCTTGCTTCTCAAAGTTGTCACCGGTGGATTG GCTGTTCCAACACACAATGTGGCAGCTGGAGTGGGAGCGCTAGAAGGAGTTGTTATGGAAATTATTATCACTTTTGCTTTGGTATACACAGTATATGCAACAGCAGCTGACCCAAAGAAGGGTTCATTGGGTACCATTGCCCCCATTGCCATTGGTTTCATTGTTGGTGCCAATATTTTAGCCGCCGGCCCATTCTCCGGTGGTTCAATGAACCCGGCCCGTTCATTCGGGCCCGCTGTGGCCAGTGGTGACTTCACTAACAACTGGATTTACTGGGCCGGGCCTCTCGTTGGTGGTGGATTAGCTGGTCTTATTTACAGCAACGTTTTCATGCAAAACGAGCACGCTCCTCTCTCCAGCGATTTCTAA